In Bacteroidota bacterium, a single window of DNA contains:
- a CDS encoding group III truncated hemoglobin produces MNKHDISTEADIKLLIDSFYKKVIADPTIGFIFTNIVALSWEKHIPIMNSFWGSVLLGKNTYSGNPMIKHIELDKKIMLKKEHFDKWLLLWEDTVHENFSGENAREAISRAKNIASLMQFKIEQNQVTNNKA; encoded by the coding sequence ATGAACAAACACGACATATCAACAGAAGCCGACATTAAACTGCTCATCGACTCATTTTACAAAAAAGTCATTGCCGACCCGACCATAGGATTTATTTTCACGAATATAGTGGCCTTGTCGTGGGAAAAACACATCCCGATAATGAATTCATTCTGGGGTTCGGTACTGTTAGGAAAAAATACGTATTCTGGGAACCCAATGATAAAACATATTGAACTGGACAAAAAGATCATGCTCAAAAAAGAGCATTTTGATAAATGGCTTCTGCTTTGGGAAGATACAGTTCACGAAAATTTTAGCGGTGAAAATGCCAGAGAGGCCATTTCAAGAGCAAAAAACATTGCGTCCTTAATGCAATTTAAAATTGAGCAAAATCAGGTGACAAACAATAAAGCATGA